One window from the genome of Balaenoptera musculus isolate JJ_BM4_2016_0621 chromosome 3, mBalMus1.pri.v3, whole genome shotgun sequence encodes:
- the ANGPTL8 gene encoding angiopoietin-like protein 8 isoform X2 — MPMLVLCLLCALAMVAQPALVAPMSGSEPAQQEELTLLFHGALQLSQALNGVYRATEAQLTEAGHSLSLYGQALGLLGQEVSQGQDAAQELRASLLEMQMEEDGLKLQAEATAQALGEVAQGQQVLWKKMKRMEVQLRGAWLGHARQEFEALKVHADKQSHIMWALVGHVQRQRQEMMAQQQRLRQIQEREELPVC; from the exons ATGCCCATGCTCGTGCTGTGCCTGCTGTGCGCCCTGGCGATGGTGGCCCAGCCTGCCCTGGTGGCCCCCATGAGCGGCTCGGAGCCGGCACAGCAGGAGGAGTTGACCCTGCTCTTTCACGGGGCCCTGCAGCTGAGCCAGGCTCTCAACGGCGTGTACAGGGCCACGGAGGCACAGCTGACAGAGGCCGGGCACAGCCTGAGCCTCTATGGCCAGGCACTGGGGCTCCTGGGGCAGGAGGTCAGCCAGGGCCAGGATGCAGCCCAGGAGCTACGTGCGAGCCTACTGGAGATGCAG ATGGAAGAGGATGGTCTCAAGCTGCAGGCAGAAGCCACAGCCCAGGCGCTGGGGGAAGTGGCCCAAGGACAGCAAGTGCTGTGGAAGAAAATGAAACGGATGGAAGTCCAGCTGAGAGGCGCTTGGCTGGGTCATGCCCGCCAAGAATTTGAGGCCTTAAAG GTCCATGCAGACAAGCAGAGCCACATCATGTGGGCCCTCGTGGGCCACGTGCAGCGACAGAGGCAGGAGATGATGGCACAGCAGCAGCGGCTGAGACAGATTCAGGAGAG GGAGGAGCTGCCTGTCTGCTGA
- the ANGPTL8 gene encoding angiopoietin-like protein 8 isoform X1, with the protein MPMLVLCLLCALAMVAQPALVAPMSGSEPAQQEELTLLFHGALQLSQALNGVYRATEAQLTEAGHSLSLYGQALGLLGQEVSQGQDAAQELRASLLEMQMEEDGLKLQAEATAQALGEVAQGQQVLWKKMKRMEVQLRGAWLGHARQEFEALKVHADKQSHIMWALVGHVQRQRQEMMAQQQRLRQIQERLHTAALPA; encoded by the exons ATGCCCATGCTCGTGCTGTGCCTGCTGTGCGCCCTGGCGATGGTGGCCCAGCCTGCCCTGGTGGCCCCCATGAGCGGCTCGGAGCCGGCACAGCAGGAGGAGTTGACCCTGCTCTTTCACGGGGCCCTGCAGCTGAGCCAGGCTCTCAACGGCGTGTACAGGGCCACGGAGGCACAGCTGACAGAGGCCGGGCACAGCCTGAGCCTCTATGGCCAGGCACTGGGGCTCCTGGGGCAGGAGGTCAGCCAGGGCCAGGATGCAGCCCAGGAGCTACGTGCGAGCCTACTGGAGATGCAG ATGGAAGAGGATGGTCTCAAGCTGCAGGCAGAAGCCACAGCCCAGGCGCTGGGGGAAGTGGCCCAAGGACAGCAAGTGCTGTGGAAGAAAATGAAACGGATGGAAGTCCAGCTGAGAGGCGCTTGGCTGGGTCATGCCCGCCAAGAATTTGAGGCCTTAAAG GTCCATGCAGACAAGCAGAGCCACATCATGTGGGCCCTCGTGGGCCACGTGCAGCGACAGAGGCAGGAGATGATGGCACAGCAGCAGCGGCTGAGACAGATTCAGGAGAG ACTCCACACGGCGGCGCTCCCAGCCTGA